The window caaaattaaggaaatctttgactatgtacaggtacagactcagtgagcatagccttgctattgagaaaggccaccgtaggcagacatggctctcaagagaagacaggctatgtgctcactgcccataaaatgaggtggaaactgagttgcacttcctaacctgccaaatgtatgaccatactagagacacacatttccctcagattacacagatccacgaagaatttgaaaacaaacccaattttgataaactcccatatctactgggtgaaattccacagtgtgccatcacagcagcaagatgtgtgacctgttgtcacaagaaaagggcaaccagtgaagaacaaacaccattgtcagtacaacccatatttatttattttcccttttgtactttaactattggcacatcattacaacactgtatatagacatatgacatttgaaatgtctttattcttttggaatttttgtaagtgtaatgttcaCTGTTTATTTCACtattgtttatctatttcacttgctttgtcaatgtaaacatgtttcccatgccaataaaacccttaatTTGAAATTGATAGAGGGAGGCTGGGAGAGAGTGTACTCACAGCGAGGCGGTCTGGGGGGATGAGGGGAACGCTGGTCGGACTGAGGAATGAGAAGGCAGAGGGACTGAGAGAAAGAAACTCTGACAAACTCAAACCAGCTGGAGAAAAGTGAGAtaaatcagagagagaaagagagaggagggaggagaaatggcttacattttaaaatgtatttcacaaATAAGTGAGAGCaatagtgtgtgagagagagaaaaagaggggaacAGAGGAGTGTATCTGACCCATATTGTTGCCCAAACACAGCCACCGCACGCTGCTTCAGAAGCTCAGTTACTGCCAGGGGGCACTGCACCTCGCCCACCGACTGTACTGCCTCCCTATAGAGATATATAACACATTATAAAATAATCTCACGCAAATGTAGTAGAGTTAAAATGGTTATTCCATCAAATTTCAAATTATTGGAATAGTACACAACgcagaacagaacaaccaggttgAAGGTCAGTGGCCAAAGCCCGCGAACAGGAATATTCCAAGttcagagagaaggggggagtcAGATCGCTATGATCGCCAGGAACTTTACTTTTGGTGTCTATTTTTAATTGTTGCGCTACTGGTGCTGCCTGTTGATGTTAGGTAGGCAGCTACAGTAGCTGAATGATGTTAACATCTTCGGGTTTtgtttcattaaatgtattttatttcatctgGGTGCTTGTGTCACCTACTAACAGCCTGGTACTACCCGTAGCTCCCGTTCTCCTCAGTCCGAGAAAACACTGAGAGAGAAAGGTATCTGTTGCAGATTACTCCTTTGTAAAGTTCATaacgttaaataaataaaacatcccaatgttaatgctgtagatattgttataagggagtgtgagactattgaaacatgtaactttcagagttgtattgttgttattaatatagtttacagagtgctaaaagtgctgctgttgctagctagtatGCCTTTCTGTGATGCAAGAAGGTTAGCTGAGCTGGTGCTGGCGTTGCAatatgggagatgtagtttggtcctctacggtctgaatggaatagaggcgatttcacgttgtaacTTGTTTATGTTGCAGTGTTTTTGTACATGAGTTCTTGTATTTtggtactgtcaacactgaaagCATCTAGCAATGTATTGGGGATGTGAGACAGGATATGTATTTTACCTTTCTTCATGCTCCTGTGTAGAACAACTTGTCAGATGGTGCATTGGAGActgatgtgttcctgtcctgtcttttcacaaTACTATTGCAGGTATGGTTCTATTGTCTAAGAATTAAGATTATACATTCTTTGTATTAAGGACTggttattattttatagtatacaTTATGGCTTTATGTATGAGTGTGATTGTGTGAGTctgagaaaacacagagagaaaaaacaagtcagatggtgcattggagactgatgtgttcctgtcctgtcttttcacaaTACTATTGCAGATCAACATAAAAGCCTAAAAGACAGCCGTGGTGTTGCTCTTCATTTCTTGGTTCTCCTGTGGTACATAAGAAACccgctacacaaacacacacgcactgtCCATGTCTGACCTGAAGGCATCAGTGTTGAGTTGACCAGTCTCCTCAGTGTTCAGACCACAGATGAACTGGTCCAGTCCCACCAACTCCACAGCTCCCAGTTCTCCCACTGTCTCATTAATACGCTCCACAAaacccctccacacagcctccCTCTGCCAGGGACCAGACATGATCACCATTAGAGTCTAGTatttagttagtgtgtgtgaaggttcatatatacagtacctgtggtTGTGTCCAGGAGCAGCGGGAAAGTGTCTCCAGAGTGTccagggaggagaaggggaggctggccagctcagtgaggttgaaCCCCTgagagacacagcccagctgGAGCACCTGGCTCTCATTCAAACCTGACACTGGACCCCAGGCCTGTAGTACAATATAGTACAGCACAGCTCAGAATGCACAGCTCACTCAATAGCAGAACAAAAAAAAGATCCTCACCCCTGCACTTGAGATTCTTCTAACTTCTGTGGAGTTGGATGAAATGGCTCCAAGAtttagacactgatctaaggtatGTTTCGGAACCCCCGTAGACTTGAAGAGGGTAAACTGATCTGTGCCTGAGCTTGGCCATCTACCTGGATGGCCTCCTCTCTGAGCACAACTAGTTGCTCGGCGCTGTAATCAAGGACCTCCCCCAGCATTTCCATGACAGCGGTGATTGTGCCGGCGTCCATCTTGGAGAGCTGGGCTGGGCTCCAGTAGACATTGGCTCTGCCCATTTCCCCCAACAGTGACACAGTAAGGCCCGCCTCCCCCTGagggagaactagagagagagggtccAGGGAGGTTGTggtaaatgtattgtaatgtgcATCTTTATTATGTTCATTTTCAAAATAATCCCACACACATTCTTATCTGCACcttaggtgtgtgtgtttctccctctctcacctgctCTCCTGCGCATGGGCATTACTTCAGAtgtggaggtgaagagagagaagagtttCCATCGCAGGGCTGAGAGGTCCGGACCCCTACTAAACTCCTGAGGAGGGTTAGGGACCGGAGGGCTGGGTAGGCTGTCCATCAGGTCAGACAGAGTCTCTTTCAGCCACGActagagggaaggaaggaaggaagcaaggaaggaaggaaggaggaagagaagaaggaagagaagagataCAGAAATTGAGTTTTTAGAGCTGCTCTCTATTTGACCATTAGTACCTACCTCGGCCCCTCATACAATAGAAGAGGATCGCCTAAACATTCCAGTTGAGAAGCCTGTTAATAGTACTGACTGAGACTAAGGCATATTGATAAGAGTAACACCTGTCTCACCTGCTTCCCCTGCAGTAGTTTATTGGCCAGTGTTTTGGCCTGGGTCAGACCCCACTTCACCTCTGACCCCAGTGACATCAGGGTGTCCTTGAGGGCGTCGGGGGAGAActgggagagatggaaaggggaAAGCAGCGTAACACCAGGACCCAGCGCACGCAGCAGCTCAGGACGGGAAACATCCAcagataatgacatcacagtgttGAAGAGCTTCTTCagctgaaggaggaggaggggagaggaagaggagggttaaaaaataaacatcacAGATTATTCCCATAATTGTTCTCTGTAAAATCCCAACTTTAGTGATTCCTGAGTTATAAAgaatataaacaacaacaacaactttggaaatagtgagagagagaaagagagagagagagagactgggggatacCTTGTTGACTCCAGAGTTGCTACAGTCATCAAGTTGAGAGAGGAGGAGCCGGCTCAAGGAGGAGTTTAGGGTTGGGGCGTCGTCATAGAAACATGCCAGTGAGCCTAGTCTGGATAGGAAAGGGTCAGAGGTCATAGGTCAGAGTTAAGTAAAATACCCTACTGGCTATTCAGTACCGTGTTTAGTAAGTCATCCAACATCTGTTCTGAACTCTCCTCCCTTGTTTGTTTGTCATATTTCTGTGACTAAGCACTCGCTCATGCTCAAGGTACCaatgtgtttcctccgacacattggtgcagctggcttccgggttggatgcgcgctgtgttaagaagcagtgcggcttggttgggttgtgtatcggaggacgcatgactttcaaccttcgtctctcccgagcccgtacgggagttgtagcaatgagacaagatagtagctactaaacaattggataccacgaaattggggagaaaaaggggtaaaaatttaaaatgatttaaaataaataaaaaaacactgtATAACTTTACATAAAACAAGACCAAATATGGCCTTTGTGTCTAAAATGGATACAATCCCCATTATGTAAATAATTGTTTGCAACACTCCAGGTGTATAACTAGAGTACTGTCAGTGTATTTGCATATTTTGAATATATCTAGCTATGTAAATGAAGATGAATGTTGAGGTACCCATTCATGGTCAGAGTCAGGGTATTTCATGGTGCTATTGGGCTGGAAATAGAAGCGGGAAGCAGAGTCCATGTTTGTGTCTGTTTCCTCagcagggagggaggtgaggagagagtggAATCATTCTAATATTGTTTCTATCTATCGTGCATCCCTTTGTTCTCAGTAAAAGACAACTTTTATTGTCCGAAAAATGTCAGTTGGACAACGTGTCTCCATGTGAGCCAGGTCTCAGGGATACTGGGGTATATTCTTTAAGGCTTCCTCCTCTGAGGCTGTGAGCTCACAGCTGCCTAGCTACCGCCCTAGTTATCCACCTAGTTACCTGCACCATGGAGTAAGCCCACTGGGGGTAAAGGAGAACATGCTGAGAAAAACATGTACTTTAATTGATATGTTATGTCacgctctttctccatctctcgaTCTTTCTCTCGGTTATATTTTCCTTTCTACCGTActattttcct of the Oncorhynchus clarkii lewisi isolate Uvic-CL-2024 chromosome 3, UVic_Ocla_1.0, whole genome shotgun sequence genome contains:
- the LOC139405601 gene encoding otoancorin-like, yielding MDSASRFYFQPNSTMKYPDSDHEWLKKLFNTVMSLSVDVSRPELLRALGPGVTLLSPFHLSQFSPDALKDTLMSLGSEVKWGLTQAKTLANKLLQGKQSWLKETLSDLMDSLPSPPVPNPPQEFSRGPDLSALRWKLFSLFTSTSEVMPMRRRAVLPQGEAGLTVSLLGEMGRANVYWSPAQLSKMDAGTITAVMEMLGEVLDYSAEQLVVLREEAIQAWGPVSGLNESQVLQLGCVSQGFNLTELASLPFSSLDTLETLSRCSWTQPQREAVWRGFVERINETVGELGAVELVGLDQFICGLNTEETGQLNTDAFREAVQSVGEVQCPLAVTELLKQRAVAVFGQQYGHFSSLLSLSLSDLSHFSPAGLSLSEFLSLSPSAFSFLSPTSVPLIPPDRLAALSTSQLKALGPDNAAMVTNAQWAVLGVAQRAALGNALGVAYDRVAYDRTEPTTNPLRNLPQLSGASMLGTLGVGVFMRPLFLLLGFVL